The Atribacterota bacterium sequence ATTATAGGGAGATGCTGGAAAAAGAGGATATACAGATGGTAAGCGTTTGCGTGCCAAATTTTCTTCATAGTGAAATTGTTGCTCATACAGCCGCTGCAGGAAAACATACAGTATGTGAAAAGCCTTTAGCGACTACTTTGGAAGATTGCGATAAAATGATTAAGGTTTGTCGTGATAATAAAGTGAAATTGATGTATGCTGAAGACTGGATTTTTGCCCCTGCTCTTATGCGAGCAAAAGAAATTTATAAAGAAGGAGCTATTGGTGATATCCTTTATATTAAGGCAAAGGAAAGCCACGGTGGATCACACTCTCTTTATGCTCAGAAGGTGAAATATTGTGGTGGAGGGGCAATGATTCATTTAGGAATACATCCTGCTGGTTTTGTTAACTGGTTTAAGGAGAAAAAAGTGGTAGAAGTTTTAGGTAAAACCAGTAAAGGTTTACAACAAAATTTATTACATAATGAGTTTGAAG is a genomic window containing:
- a CDS encoding Gfo/Idh/MocA family oxidoreductase; this translates as MVKVKVGIIGSRFAAGLHARAYQRCSDAELVAAAAIDNLDNFCTQFQIPKAYSDYREMLEKEDIQMVSVCVPNFLHSEIVAHTAAAGKHTVCEKPLATTLEDCDKMIKVCRDNKVKLMYAEDWIFAPALMRAKEIYKEGAIGDILYIKAKESHGGSHSLYAQKVKYCGGGAMIHLGIHPAGFVNWFKEKKVVEVLGKTSKGLQQNLLHNEFEGEDWAAGILTFEDNTFGFIEGNYITFGGMDNKIEIYGSKGNIKIKLTHGSPILVYSPVGYEYAIEKADTTKGWTFPAVDEEHSLGYVNEI